DNA sequence from the bacterium genome:
ACCATGATCGTCACCAGTGAGATCATGGACGCGGTCTGGTACCAGATCGATGCCTCTTCGCCTTCGGGCTCGGCCGCCCAGAATTTTGAACCGGCCAACGATGCCTATGACTGCTGGATAATGGAAGACTTCTGGATCGCGGGACCGGATTCCCTGTGGCTGGATTCCGTCTATGTCCAGGGCCAATACGGCATAGGACCCTTGGACAGCATCCAGTTAACAATAATGCCGGACAGCTCCGGAGCTCCGGGCTATCCCGCCTTCAGCCAGCCCCTATGGAGCGGCTATTTCACCCCGGCCAACTATACCGATAACGCCGGAAGCTTCATGGTCCGCCTGCCCTCGCAGGTAAAGGTCTACGGAAACAATCCCGGACTGTGGATGGCCTTCCAGGGCCAGATGAACTATGACGTGGGCGGCCAATGGTATATCAATCAGAACACCATGCCCCTGCGCGGCAGCTATGAGGGATTCTGGTACAACCCCAACGGCGGATTCGGCATGGGCACCGGCTATGTTCACCAAAGCAGCGTTTGGACCGGCGTCTACGGGCATAATTTCGTATTATACGGCAGCCTGACCCCCACCGGGGTGGCCGGCCAGCCGGTTGACCAGCCGCTGGTCCACAAGTTCGCCCTGGCTCCGGCCTGGCCCAATCCGGCCCGGGGCTCGGCCCGGCTGAACTTCAGCCTGGACAAGGCTTCCCAAGTGGTGCTCTCGGTCTACAACCTGGCCGGACAGAAGGTGGCCACCGTGGCCTCCGGCAGCTATCCTGCCGGAAAACACCAGGTGGTGTGGCGGGGCCGGGATGCCAAGGGAAACAGCGTTCCCGGAGGCGTGTATCTCTACCGTATCCAGGCCGGAGACAGGACAGCCACCGGCAAGCTGGTTTGGCTTAAGTAAACCTCTGATGGCCTTTAAGAACGGGCGCATTTCGGTGCGCCCGTTCTTTGTTTTAGCCCCGGCCGGACGGCGGTATTTTTAAGTTTTTTGCTTTTGACTTTGACAATGTTTTATGATATTGTTAAGAGTTATGTCCCCTTAAACCAGACGGAGATTGAGGGATCATGGAAAGCCGGATCAGGGAAAGATTCAATCAGGACATTTTGGCCGAGGCCATGAAGCGCTACGCCGTGGCCCAGGGAAAGATCGGGGAACTGGGCGGGTTCGAGAGCTTCATCTATTCGTTTGAACGGGATCCCGGGCATTACATCCTGCGGATCAGCCACAGCCTGCGCCGCAGCGAAGAGCTGATCCGGGGCGAGGCCGGCTGGATCAACTACCTGGCGGCCAACGGGGTGCCGGTGGCCGGGGCGGTGATGTCGGAGAATGGAAAGCTGGTGGAGCCGATAGCGGACGGCCGGGGCGGGCATTTCCTGGCCACGGCCTTTGTGAAGATAGACGGCCGTCCCGCCCGCGGGGCCGACTGGACCCCAAAACTTTACCGGACCTACGGAAAACTGCTGGGCCGGATGCACGCCCTGGCCAAGGACTATGTCCCCAAGGACCCCCTGGCCAAAAGGCCGCAGTGGGAAGACCCCTCCAACAATGAGCTGAGCAAATACCTGCCACGGACGGAGCCCCTGGTGCTGCAGAGATACAACCAGGCGATGGCCCGGGCCGGGGCCCTGCCCCGGGACCGCGACTCCTTTGGGCTGATCCATTACGACGCCCACGGCGGGAACATGCTGATAGACCGGAATGAAGAGCTGGTGCTGTTCGACTTTGACGACAGCCTGTATTCCTGGTTCATCTGCGACATAGCCATAGTGCTGTTCTACCTGGCCGAGGGCCGGCCGGACCCGGCCGCCTTGGTAAAAGGGCTCCTGCCTCATTTTTTGGAGGGCTATGCCCAGGAGAACCGGCTGGACCCCAAATGGCTTAAAGAGATCCCGCTTTTCCTGAAGATCCGGGAAATAGACCTCTACGGCGCCATCCACCGCAGTTTCGACGTCAACAATATCGACAACCCCTGGGTGGCCGGGTTCATGCAGGGCCGCAAGGAACGGATCGAGCAGGATGTGCCGTACCTGGACCTTGACTTCAGCGCCTGGTCAGAGCTGCTGAAGGGATAACCTCGACAGGATTTACATGATTTCTTTTTTTAATTGTTTTCAAGAGTTCGCGTCGCTTTTATCAAAGGTAATGATTGCCTTTCCCTGTTAAATGATAAATCCTGTTAATCGTGTTGCCCCTGCCA
Encoded proteins:
- a CDS encoding FlgD immunoglobulin-like domain containing protein gives rise to the protein IDSAGVELYNLNRWCDLDSAGTATIIFPDWTASKTAGTIHTFKAYVNWSLDQNTANDTMIVTSEIMDAVWYQIDASSPSGSAAQNFEPANDAYDCWIMEDFWIAGPDSLWLDSVYVQGQYGIGPLDSIQLTIMPDSSGAPGYPAFSQPLWSGYFTPANYTDNAGSFMVRLPSQVKVYGNNPGLWMAFQGQMNYDVGGQWYINQNTMPLRGSYEGFWYNPNGGFGMGTGYVHQSSVWTGVYGHNFVLYGSLTPTGVAGQPVDQPLVHKFALAPAWPNPARGSARLNFSLDKASQVVLSVYNLAGQKVATVASGSYPAGKHQVVWRGRDAKGNSVPGGVYLYRIQAGDRTATGKLVWLK
- a CDS encoding phosphotransferase, coding for MESRIRERFNQDILAEAMKRYAVAQGKIGELGGFESFIYSFERDPGHYILRISHSLRRSEELIRGEAGWINYLAANGVPVAGAVMSENGKLVEPIADGRGGHFLATAFVKIDGRPARGADWTPKLYRTYGKLLGRMHALAKDYVPKDPLAKRPQWEDPSNNELSKYLPRTEPLVLQRYNQAMARAGALPRDRDSFGLIHYDAHGGNMLIDRNEELVLFDFDDSLYSWFICDIAIVLFYLAEGRPDPAALVKGLLPHFLEGYAQENRLDPKWLKEIPLFLKIREIDLYGAIHRSFDVNNIDNPWVAGFMQGRKERIEQDVPYLDLDFSAWSELLKG